From Patescibacteria group bacterium, one genomic window encodes:
- a CDS encoding M23 family metallopeptidase, with the protein MFKIFFKILAYSVIAFVIVGLYFILAPKSKNVKINPIPPVSNIISTDAPAIASSTGKSVAAADKPKRLIAEPIANALERITKKPFGIKVSPGHSPVSPERFSGYHTGVDFEAFASETDSIVPVYAICTGTLAIKETARGYGGMAVERCKISGQDVTVVYGHLKLTSIGVKVGENLSGGEQLGILGQGYSAETAGERKHLHLGIHKGTTINTSGYVGTATQLSGWIDVEQYLK; encoded by the coding sequence ATGTTCAAAATTTTTTTTAAAATCTTAGCTTATTCGGTTATTGCCTTTGTCATTGTCGGCTTGTATTTTATTTTGGCGCCTAAAAGTAAAAATGTAAAAATAAATCCAATTCCTCCGGTTAGTAATATTATTTCAACCGATGCGCCGGCTATCGCTTCAAGTACTGGAAAGAGCGTTGCCGCGGCGGATAAACCGAAAAGATTGATTGCCGAGCCGATCGCCAATGCTCTGGAAAGGATTACTAAAAAACCTTTCGGGATAAAAGTTTCGCCCGGCCATTCGCCGGTCAGCCCGGAAAGGTTTTCCGGTTATCATACCGGCGTTGATTTTGAAGCTTTTGCCAGCGAAACCGATTCGATCGTTCCGGTTTATGCCATCTGTACCGGGACACTGGCGATCAAGGAAACCGCGCGCGGCTATGGCGGCATGGCCGTCGAGCGCTGCAAGATCAGCGGCCAGGATGTGACGGTAGTCTATGGCCATTTGAAATTAACCAGTATCGGAGTTAAGGTCGGCGAGAATTTATCGGGCGGCGAACAACTAGGAATTTTAGGCCAAGGCTATAGCGCGGAAACTGCCGGCGAGCGCAAGCATCTGCATCTGGGAATTCACAAAGGCACAACTATCAATACCAGCGGCTATGTCGGTACGGCGACGCAGCTTTCCGGCTGGATCGATGTCGAGCAATATTTAAAATAA
- a CDS encoding cation-translocating P-type ATPase C-terminal domain-containing protein: GTCSFVVTMGLFALYYQVDLEKARTMALTTAVFCEMFIVLSCRSKRNIWEIGFFSNKFLVYSIAIAVGLQLIAIYSPLAGVFGFVPLSAMEILMITAASSSIFIIFEIQKFFQSKKSNEYQVSPFKN; the protein is encoded by the coding sequence CCGGAACATGCTCCTTTGTCGTGACGATGGGGCTTTTCGCTCTTTATTATCAGGTCGATCTGGAAAAAGCCAGAACAATGGCGCTGACCACGGCGGTTTTTTGCGAGATGTTCATAGTCTTATCCTGCCGCAGCAAGAGAAATATCTGGGAAATAGGATTTTTCAGCAATAAATTTCTGGTTTATTCGATCGCGATCGCGGTGGGCCTGCAGCTGATCGCGATCTATTCTCCGCTGGCCGGTGTTTTCGGATTCGTTCCTCTTTCGGCAATGGAAATATTAATGATAACGGCGGCCAGCTCCTCGATATTTATCATCTTTGAAATACAGAAGTTTTTTCAATCAAAAAAATCTAATGAGTATCAAGTTTCTCCTTTTAAAAATTAG